A portion of the Candidatus Manganitrophaceae bacterium genome contains these proteins:
- a CDS encoding sensor domain-containing diguanylate cyclase: MKNFGDMKNSRLEEVRDCLSSLTDMAVFIWDFRAERSIVPVPEESILYHLIPGDRHTSECQREFIKELDLAVQTEEIVFYKCTDDLNYFLIPIRISEEVNWIIVGGQQGDGKKGLTVQDEGREKWGRRSEKAPLETEDPLFEAARTLQSVGTTLLENIFYRNQYQLKRALLTTLLKIGNQFKKDESSFELNMSLLSNTLGILFGFKRAVVFYREQSDGPHKAVAVYGENKEALYQRETALDVLYDQHTNGNPYIFCDEILNLLKSNLPEDVSSCYLFPIYAKGVSKITLTVLDTSLDKDDAKMIYSFCRQAGSVHENVELQSHLTHHKKIVQSFSKFTTIIESPHYLETLHENILEQVTELLCAEQGSLMIINPENKELVIKAMTGVNKTLLERLSIKPGEGIAGQVFQDGNPLLVQDLSADPRIRQNPNPRYRTSSFMSVPLKLRSQPFGVINLTDKTTGKVFSDEDLHLLMAIGGYVSIALERYQLYEKTKELKRISITDSLTGLLNRRYFHERLLEEVERTRRHQLPVSLIMMDLDDFKSFNDRYGHQGGDDILRFFTHAIRKYIRAIDVPCRYGGEEFTVILPQTSKEDAGIIANRLCRGIAEKETLQRKFSAYGTLAVSIGLATFPEDAKTPEELIRNADRALYRAKVQGKNQVVVFNGNQFP, translated from the coding sequence ATGAAAAATTTTGGTGACATGAAAAATTCCAGGTTGGAGGAGGTCCGGGATTGTTTGTCCTCTTTGACCGATATGGCTGTTTTTATTTGGGACTTCAGGGCGGAAAGGTCGATTGTTCCGGTTCCGGAGGAGAGTATTCTCTATCACTTGATTCCTGGTGATCGTCATACGTCCGAATGCCAAAGAGAGTTTATAAAAGAGCTTGATCTCGCGGTGCAGACTGAGGAGATAGTTTTTTATAAATGTACCGACGATCTGAACTATTTCCTGATTCCTATCCGTATTTCGGAGGAGGTCAATTGGATCATTGTTGGGGGACAACAAGGGGATGGAAAGAAAGGTCTCACCGTTCAGGATGAGGGAAGAGAGAAGTGGGGGAGGCGATCTGAAAAGGCCCCCTTGGAAACGGAAGATCCCCTTTTTGAAGCGGCGCGAACCCTCCAGTCTGTTGGAACAACCCTATTGGAGAATATTTTCTATCGAAATCAATATCAATTGAAGCGCGCCCTCCTGACAACCCTCCTTAAGATCGGGAATCAGTTCAAGAAAGATGAGTCTTCTTTCGAGTTGAATATGTCCCTTCTGAGTAACACTCTGGGGATACTTTTCGGATTCAAGAGAGCTGTGGTGTTCTATAGAGAGCAATCGGATGGCCCCCATAAGGCCGTTGCGGTCTACGGTGAGAATAAAGAGGCGCTTTACCAGAGAGAGACGGCCTTAGATGTGTTGTATGATCAACATACGAATGGAAATCCCTATATTTTTTGTGACGAGATCCTGAATCTCTTGAAGTCGAATCTTCCGGAAGATGTAAGTTCCTGTTACCTTTTTCCGATATATGCGAAGGGGGTATCAAAGATAACGCTTACTGTTCTGGATACATCCTTGGACAAGGATGATGCCAAGATGATTTATTCTTTTTGTCGGCAGGCCGGTTCAGTCCATGAAAATGTAGAATTACAGAGTCATTTGACCCATCATAAAAAGATCGTTCAATCTTTTTCAAAATTCACAACAATAATCGAGTCTCCGCACTACCTTGAGACACTCCATGAGAACATTCTGGAACAGGTAACCGAATTGTTGTGTGCGGAGCAGGGCTCCTTGATGATTATCAATCCAGAAAACAAGGAACTTGTTATCAAGGCGATGACGGGGGTGAATAAAACACTTTTGGAGAGGTTAAGCATAAAACCGGGAGAGGGGATTGCAGGCCAGGTTTTCCAGGATGGAAATCCGCTTCTCGTCCAGGATCTTTCTGCTGACCCAAGAATCCGGCAGAATCCGAATCCACGTTATCGGACTTCTTCCTTCATGAGCGTGCCGCTGAAGCTGAGAAGCCAACCTTTTGGTGTGATTAATCTGACGGATAAAACAACAGGGAAGGTTTTCTCGGACGAAGACCTGCATCTCTTAATGGCGATCGGAGGCTACGTCTCTATCGCCCTGGAACGTTACCAGCTTTATGAGAAGACGAAAGAACTCAAGCGGATTTCGATTACCGATTCCCTTACGGGGCTCCTGAATCGACGTTATTTTCATGAGCGCTTATTGGAAGAGGTGGAGCGGACTCGACGGCACCAGCTTCCTGTCTCTCTGATCATGATGGATCTGGATGATTTTAAGTCGTTTAATGACAGATATGGCCACCAGGGTGGGGATGATATTCTTCGGTTTTTCACCCATGCCATTCGGAAATATATCCGGGCAATTGATGTTCCCTGCCGCTATGGGGGGGAAGAGTTCACCGTCATCCTGCCTCAGACCAGTAAGGAGGATGCCGGGATTATTGCCAATCGTCTTTGCAGGGGGATTGCTGAGAAGGAAACGCTTCAACGGAAGTTTTCGGCTTATGGCACTTTGGCGGTAAGTATTGGCTTGGCGACTTTTCCTGAGGATGCAAAAACACCGGAGGAGTTAATTCGCAATGCAGACCGTGCACTTTATCGGGCCAAAGTTCAGGGAAAAAATCAGGTCGTTGTATTCAACGGGAATCAATTTCCCTGA
- the serB gene encoding phosphoserine phosphatase SerB, with amino-acid sequence MPKKNAIHLSLSGPDKPGITAAFTQILSESGVRLLDIEQVVTHSILFLSILVESSGFSEKSVGHPAQEGEPISPTLKKDSSHLLRDLLLKAHEMDLTLQFKVVRAEEVVKRRPLQNYIVTCLGPQISLPVITKLTEILSMEKINIQKINTIARKQLECIEMSVSARKAINSRSLRKKLLHLNAEFGIDIAVQDETSFRRAKRLVVMDMDSTLIQVEIIDELAKEAGVGKQVAAITYRAMNGEISFQKSLRERMRLLKGLPVKVLNKVYRRMPYTLGAKALISFLKRSGYRTAVISGGFDYFTSRVKEALQLDYAYSNQLGIKNGLLTGKIIGEIVDGKKKETLMEEIAEKEGITLDQVVAIGDGSNDLPMIARAGLGIAFNAKPRVREAAHFSITQKRLDSILYLLGITDQDLKA; translated from the coding sequence ATGCCTAAGAAAAATGCGATTCATCTCTCCCTGTCCGGACCCGATAAGCCCGGGATTACGGCAGCCTTTACTCAGATTCTTTCCGAATCAGGGGTCAGGTTGCTCGATATCGAACAGGTGGTCACCCACTCTATTCTTTTTCTCTCCATCCTAGTTGAGTCCAGCGGCTTCTCTGAAAAATCAGTTGGACACCCAGCACAAGAAGGGGAACCCATCTCCCCGACATTGAAGAAGGATTCAAGCCATCTCTTGCGTGACCTCCTTCTTAAAGCGCATGAGATGGATCTCACCCTTCAATTTAAAGTCGTTCGGGCAGAAGAAGTAGTCAAGAGGAGGCCCCTTCAGAATTATATTGTGACCTGCCTGGGACCTCAAATCAGTCTCCCCGTCATCACGAAATTAACAGAAATCCTCTCAATGGAGAAAATCAACATACAGAAGATAAACACCATTGCGCGTAAACAACTTGAGTGCATTGAAATGTCTGTGTCTGCGCGCAAGGCAATCAACTCCCGCAGCCTGCGGAAAAAGCTCCTCCACCTCAATGCCGAATTTGGAATCGATATTGCGGTTCAGGATGAGACCTCTTTTCGTCGCGCGAAGCGGCTTGTCGTAATGGATATGGACTCAACCCTGATTCAGGTCGAAATCATCGACGAACTGGCCAAAGAAGCCGGTGTTGGCAAACAGGTAGCTGCGATTACGTACCGGGCGATGAATGGAGAGATCTCTTTTCAGAAATCCCTTCGGGAGCGAATGCGGCTCTTAAAAGGACTTCCGGTAAAGGTACTTAACAAAGTGTATCGGCGAATGCCTTATACCCTTGGGGCAAAAGCACTCATCTCTTTTCTGAAGAGATCAGGGTACCGGACCGCCGTCATCTCCGGAGGCTTCGATTATTTTACCTCTCGCGTAAAAGAGGCTCTTCAACTTGATTATGCCTACTCTAACCAACTGGGGATCAAGAACGGACTGCTCACCGGAAAGATCATTGGAGAGATCGTAGATGGGAAGAAAAAAGAAACGCTCATGGAAGAGATTGCGGAAAAAGAAGGAATAACTCTCGACCAGGTGGTGGCCATTGGAGACGGCTCTAATGACCTTCCGATGATTGCCCGGGCAGGTCTTGGCATCGCCTTCAATGCCAAACCGCGTGTTCGGGAAGCGGCTCATTTTAGCATCACACAGAAGAGACTCGACTCGATCCTGTACCTCCTCGGCATCACGGATCAGGATCTGAAAGCGTAA
- a CDS encoding YqgE/AlgH family protein, whose amino-acid sequence MSNAGGPQIRMKLFIAILPASLILLALILSGEKSRAVASGPSSLSLDSRPDLKIIRTFNTNLLRGVFIVADPRIIDPNFSRTVVLLIHNEEDGSTGLIINRPTSASLSEQFPAIKEHLTPSDRVFKGGPVLPKTLTLLFQTKTPPAGMIPVLNNTYVSREMRLMADLPMSTILDRRFRVFSGYAGWGPGQLQAEIVRGDWRVVRTGADIIFEGSADIIWEEMFGRSQERSVQNNSLNFRGEPA is encoded by the coding sequence ATGAGCAATGCGGGCGGACCACAGATCAGGATGAAACTTTTCATTGCGATCCTCCCCGCTTCGTTGATCCTTCTTGCCCTCATCCTGTCCGGTGAAAAGTCCAGAGCGGTCGCGTCTGGTCCGTCCTCCCTTTCCCTTGACTCAAGACCAGATTTAAAAATCATAAGAACTTTCAACACCAATCTTCTTCGGGGGGTTTTCATCGTCGCGGACCCCAGAATCATCGACCCAAACTTTAGCCGAACGGTTGTTCTTTTGATTCACAATGAAGAAGACGGATCGACCGGGCTGATTATCAATCGACCAACGTCTGCATCTTTGTCAGAGCAGTTCCCTGCTATAAAAGAACATCTCACCCCATCAGATCGGGTATTCAAAGGAGGGCCGGTCCTTCCCAAAACCCTCACGCTGCTCTTTCAAACCAAAACCCCACCCGCGGGTATGATCCCCGTCCTCAACAATACCTATGTCAGTCGAGAAATGCGTCTCATGGCTGATCTGCCCATGTCAACGATTTTAGATCGACGGTTTCGAGTCTTCTCCGGTTACGCCGGTTGGGGGCCGGGTCAACTTCAAGCCGAGATCGTACGAGGAGACTGGCGGGTTGTACGCACCGGAGCCGACATCATCTTTGAAGGAAGTGCCGACATCATCTGGGAAGAAATGTTTGGACGCTCTCAAGAAAGATCTGTCCAGAATAATTCCCTTAACTTCAGGGGAGAGCCCGCCTAG